A section of the Vibrio vulnificus CMCP6 genome encodes:
- a CDS encoding uracil-xanthine permease family protein, with protein MTTPNPTRKTDLIYQLNDRPPLPQTLFAALQHLLAMFVAVITPSLIICQALGVSAEQTNTIISMSLFASGISSFIQIRTFGPIGSGLLSVQGTSFNFLGPIIGAGLALKAGGASVESMMAAIFGTILVASFAEILLSRVLEYARRIITPLVSGIVVTLIGLTLIQVGLVSMGGGYAALGDGTFGSLDKLALAGTVLGLIVLLNRAKNPYVRVASIVIAMLVGYVMAYFMGMVDTRQASSSALIALPIPMQFGLSFDWSLFIPLVLIFLITALEAIGDITATSEVSGEPVKGPVYMKRIKGGVLADGLNSALAAVFNSFPNSTFSQNNGVILLTGVASRYVGYFIAGMLVLLGLFPGVAGFVQLIPEPVLGGATIVMFGTIAAAGVRIISRVDLDRRAILIMALSFSMGLGIAQKPEILQFMPEFIKSIFSSGVAAGGITAIVLNLLLPEKLQGEEEEKAHEPATVKR; from the coding sequence ATGACAACGCCGAACCCGACGCGTAAAACGGATCTGATCTATCAACTCAACGATCGTCCACCTTTGCCTCAAACTTTGTTTGCTGCACTGCAGCACTTGCTGGCGATGTTTGTCGCTGTGATCACTCCATCCTTGATTATTTGCCAAGCGCTTGGCGTGTCTGCCGAACAAACCAACACCATCATCAGCATGTCGCTGTTTGCTTCGGGCATTTCTTCCTTTATTCAAATCCGCACTTTTGGTCCGATTGGCTCTGGGCTGCTGTCTGTACAAGGCACCAGTTTTAACTTCTTAGGTCCAATTATTGGCGCTGGTTTAGCGCTGAAGGCAGGCGGCGCCAGCGTTGAGAGCATGATGGCGGCGATTTTTGGCACCATTTTGGTTGCCTCGTTTGCAGAGATTCTCCTTTCACGCGTGCTGGAATACGCGCGTCGCATCATTACGCCATTGGTTTCTGGCATCGTCGTGACCTTAATTGGTTTAACCCTGATTCAAGTCGGCTTGGTATCGATGGGCGGCGGCTACGCGGCCCTGGGCGATGGCACTTTTGGCAGCCTCGATAAGTTGGCGCTGGCGGGCACCGTACTGGGCCTGATTGTGTTACTCAATCGCGCCAAGAACCCTTACGTACGCGTGGCGTCGATTGTGATAGCCATGTTGGTGGGCTATGTCATGGCCTACTTCATGGGCATGGTAGACACTCGCCAAGCCAGCAGCAGCGCACTGATTGCCTTACCAATCCCGATGCAGTTTGGTCTGAGTTTCGACTGGTCGCTGTTTATTCCACTGGTTCTGATTTTCCTCATCACCGCGCTGGAAGCGATTGGTGATATTACCGCCACCTCGGAAGTGTCTGGCGAACCAGTCAAAGGCCCGGTGTATATGAAGCGCATTAAAGGCGGCGTATTGGCCGACGGTCTGAACTCGGCATTGGCGGCGGTATTCAATAGTTTCCCAAACTCCACTTTCAGCCAAAACAACGGCGTGATCTTGCTAACGGGTGTCGCAAGCCGCTACGTCGGTTACTTCATCGCCGGCATGTTGGTACTGCTTGGTCTGTTCCCTGGCGTTGCTGGTTTTGTTCAGTTGATTCCGGAACCAGTTTTAGGCGGTGCAACCATCGTGATGTTCGGCACCATCGCCGCTGCAGGTGTGCGCATCATTTCTCGTGTTGACCTCGATCGCCGTGCCATTCTCATCATGGCACTGTCGTTCTCGATGGGTTTAGGCATTGCGCAGAAACCGGAGATTTTGCAGTTTATGCCTGAGTTCATTAAGAGCATTTTCTCTTCCGGCGTTGCTGCTGGTGGCATTACCGCGATTGTGCTTAACCTTCTTCTGCCTGAAAAGCTTCAGGGTGAAGAAGAGGAAAAGGCGCACGAGCCCGCGACTGTAAAGCGCTAA
- the envZ gene encoding two-component system sensor histidine kinase EnvZ — MRFRSSFTQSIFIFITLLLASQVFSYYAVFNYALLPSLQQFNKILAHELNLVLDDDSALMADAPLRRQVLEQLGVTVHAEDSEQAKEFDHAMTIDLMSEEMTHELGSPTEVRLLLGSESYILWMKIDALPGSLIRIPLSELQEEDFAPLFRNSLIVALLIIAGGWLFIRLQNRPLIALEKAAKEVGRGEIPPPLPEKGATEIRAVTRAFNQMSRGIQELEADRALLMAGISHDLRTPLTRIRLATEMMSPEDSYLAEGIISDTEECNEIISQFMDYLKPVNTQSFTEVDINGISGDVASSEGGYEVQIETAFQPSIRTAFGSPIAIKRAVSNLVVNALRYGNGWVKISTGMTADSKLVWVCVEDNGPGIEKSQVAKLFEPFTRGDTARGSEGTGLGLAIVKRIVSQHHGSVVVNNRSEGGLKVQLSFPTSER, encoded by the coding sequence ATGCGTTTTCGTAGTTCCTTTACCCAATCGATATTTATCTTCATTACGTTGCTGCTCGCCAGTCAAGTGTTCTCCTATTACGCGGTGTTCAACTACGCGCTATTGCCGAGTTTGCAGCAGTTCAACAAAATCCTCGCCCATGAGCTGAATTTGGTGCTCGATGACGACAGCGCACTGATGGCGGATGCGCCGTTGCGTCGGCAGGTTTTGGAGCAACTTGGTGTGACGGTGCACGCGGAAGATAGTGAACAAGCCAAAGAGTTTGACCATGCGATGACCATCGATTTGATGAGTGAAGAGATGACTCACGAGCTTGGTTCGCCAACCGAAGTGCGTCTGCTGTTGGGCAGCGAAAGCTACATTTTGTGGATGAAAATTGACGCGCTTCCAGGCTCACTGATCCGCATTCCGCTCTCTGAACTGCAAGAAGAAGATTTCGCTCCACTGTTTCGCAACAGTTTGATTGTGGCGCTGTTGATCATCGCTGGTGGTTGGCTGTTTATCCGTTTACAAAACCGGCCACTCATCGCGCTGGAGAAGGCGGCCAAGGAAGTCGGTCGAGGGGAAATCCCTCCACCGCTTCCAGAAAAAGGGGCCACAGAGATCCGTGCGGTGACGCGCGCGTTCAACCAAATGTCTCGCGGCATTCAAGAGTTGGAAGCTGACCGTGCGTTGTTGATGGCGGGTATTAGCCATGATTTAAGAACGCCGTTAACACGAATTCGCCTTGCGACTGAAATGATGTCACCAGAAGACAGCTATTTAGCGGAAGGGATCATCAGTGATACTGAAGAGTGTAATGAGATCATCAGCCAGTTTATGGACTACCTCAAACCGGTGAATACGCAAAGTTTCACCGAGGTCGACATCAATGGTATTTCTGGGGATGTGGCGAGCTCCGAAGGGGGTTACGAAGTGCAGATTGAGACCGCCTTCCAGCCTTCGATTCGCACCGCTTTTGGCAGCCCGATTGCGATTAAGCGTGCCGTAAGCAACTTAGTGGTCAATGCGCTGCGTTATGGTAATGGATGGGTGAAAATCAGCACGGGGATGACCGCAGACAGCAAGTTGGTGTGGGTGTGTGTGGAAGATAACGGCCCAGGGATTGAAAAATCACAAGTGGCGAAGTTGTTTGAACCTTTCACCCGTGGCGATACGGCTCGTGGTAGCGAAGGAACCGGCTTAGGGCTGGCCATTGTCAAACGTATTGTCAGCCAGCATCACGGCTCGGTGGTGGTGAACAACCGCAGCGAAGGTGGGCTCAAAGTACAGTTGAGCTTTCCGACCAGCGAACGTTAG
- the ompR gene encoding osmolarity response regulator transcription factor OmpR, which yields MQENFKILVVDDDARLRALLERYLSEQGFQVRSVANGEQMDRLLTRENFHLMVLDLMLPGEDGLSICRRLRNANNMLPILMLTAKGDEVDRIVGLEVGADDYLPKPFNPRELLARIKAVLRRQTIELPGAPSAEEKIVEFGEFRLNLGTREMFRGDEPMPLTSGEFAVLKSLVTNAREPMSRDKLMNMARGREYSAMERSIDVQISRLRRMLEEDPSKPRYIQTVWGLGYVFVPDGKPA from the coding sequence ATGCAAGAGAATTTTAAAATTTTAGTGGTTGATGATGATGCTCGCTTGCGTGCGTTGTTGGAGCGTTATCTGTCAGAACAAGGTTTCCAAGTGCGCAGTGTCGCCAATGGGGAACAGATGGATCGCCTATTGACCCGTGAAAACTTCCACTTAATGGTACTGGATTTAATGCTTCCTGGTGAAGATGGTCTTTCGATCTGTCGTCGTCTGCGTAATGCCAACAACATGTTGCCTATCCTGATGCTGACAGCAAAAGGGGATGAGGTTGACCGCATCGTGGGTTTAGAAGTGGGTGCGGACGATTACCTGCCAAAACCGTTCAACCCACGTGAGTTACTTGCGCGTATTAAAGCGGTGTTGCGTCGTCAAACCATCGAGCTGCCAGGTGCGCCAAGTGCGGAAGAGAAAATTGTCGAGTTTGGTGAGTTTCGTCTGAACTTGGGCACGCGTGAAATGTTCCGTGGTGATGAGCCGATGCCACTCACCTCGGGTGAATTTGCGGTACTGAAATCGCTAGTGACCAATGCGCGTGAACCGATGTCGCGCGACAAGTTGATGAACATGGCGCGCGGACGTGAATACTCCGCGATGGAACGTTCCATTGACGTACAAATTTCTCGCCTACGTCGTATGTTGGAAGAGGACCCAAGCAAACCTCGCTACATCCAAACTGTATGGGGCCTAGGTTATGTGTTTGTTCCTGATGGCAAACCAGCTTAA
- the greB gene encoding transcription elongation factor GreB, with protein sequence MKTKMITREGYNKLKQELDYLWKEHRPEITQKVSWAASLGDRSENADYTYNKRLLRQIDRRVRFLSKFLPEVKIVDYAPQQEGKVFFGAWVEIENEAGEVMKFRIVGPEEIYGDAKGYISIDSPMARALLKKEVDDEVQVPTPSGIKEWFINSIEYDKGE encoded by the coding sequence GTGAAAACCAAAATGATTACCCGTGAAGGGTACAACAAGCTCAAGCAAGAGCTCGATTATCTGTGGAAAGAGCACCGCCCTGAGATCACGCAGAAAGTGTCGTGGGCGGCGAGCCTCGGCGATCGTTCAGAAAACGCCGACTACACCTACAACAAGCGTTTGCTACGTCAAATCGATCGCCGTGTGCGCTTTTTGAGTAAGTTTTTACCGGAAGTCAAAATCGTTGATTACGCACCGCAGCAAGAGGGCAAAGTCTTCTTTGGTGCGTGGGTGGAAATTGAAAACGAAGCGGGCGAAGTGATGAAATTTCGCATCGTCGGCCCAGAAGAAATTTACGGTGATGCCAAAGGCTACATTTCGATTGACTCGCCGATGGCACGCGCGCTGTTGAAAAAAGAAGTCGATGACGAAGTGCAAGTGCCAACCCCAAGCGGCATCAAAGAGTGGTTCATCAACTCGATCGAATACGATAAAGGGGAGTGA
- a CDS encoding Tex family protein has translation MSQAICRLIAQELNVRPEQVTAAVALIDDGNTVPFIARYRKEVTGGLDDTQLRNLDSRLSYLRELDDRRQTILKSIQEQGKLTAELESEILTADSKTRLEDLYLPYKPKRRTKGQIAIEAGLEPLADTLWNHPQTEPESEATRYINADKGVEDSKAALDGARAIIMERIAEDANLLEKIRQYLNRHAEIVSRVVAGKEHEGEKFKDYFEHNEAISKVPSHRALAMLRGRNEGFLSLTLNADPQQEESVRQSYCETLIADHYGVTLSSAPADNWRKQVISWAWRIKVSMHMETELMAAMKERAEIEAIEVFATNLKDLLMAAPAGPRATLGLDPGLRTGCKVAVVDATGKVLATDTIYPHVPQNQYDRAMQTVAALIKQHNVDLIAIGNGTASRETDAFAADLIKRGNLKVQKIMVSEAGASVYSASELAAKEFPNMDVSLRGAVSIARRLQDPLAELVKIDPKSIGVGQYQHDVSQSMLAKRLDAVVEDCVNAVGVDVNTASAALLTRVAGLSTTLAQNIVDFRDENGRFDSRTTLKKVPRLGPKAFEQCAGFLRIMDGKNPLDASSVHPEAYPVVKAIAEKNQKAVKALIGDSSFLKGLRAVDYTDEHFGVPTVTDIIKELDKPGRDPRPEFKTATFAEGIHNVSDLEVGMILEGVVSNVANFGAFVDIGVHQDGLVHISALTDRFVSDPREVVKAGDIVKVKVMEVDVQRKRIALSMRLSDEPGQDNRSQRAATPRGQQERRAPSPRRHDNDNTLGGAMGGAFAAAFAKAKK, from the coding sequence ATGAGCCAAGCTATCTGTCGTCTGATTGCTCAAGAGCTGAATGTTCGCCCTGAGCAAGTCACTGCTGCCGTTGCCCTAATTGATGATGGCAACACCGTTCCTTTTATCGCCCGTTACCGTAAAGAGGTAACTGGTGGGTTAGATGATACTCAATTGCGCAACCTTGATAGCCGTTTGTCCTATCTGCGCGAGCTGGATGACCGTCGCCAAACCATTCTTAAATCGATTCAAGAACAAGGCAAACTTACCGCTGAACTGGAAAGTGAGATCCTCACTGCCGACAGTAAAACGCGCCTTGAAGATCTGTATCTGCCTTATAAGCCAAAGCGCCGTACCAAAGGGCAAATCGCGATTGAAGCAGGCCTAGAGCCACTGGCCGATACACTTTGGAACCACCCACAAACCGAGCCTGAAAGTGAAGCGACCCGCTACATTAATGCCGACAAAGGGGTGGAAGACAGTAAAGCCGCACTCGATGGCGCACGTGCCATCATCATGGAGCGCATTGCCGAAGACGCCAACTTGCTGGAGAAAATTCGCCAGTACCTCAATCGTCATGCCGAAATTGTGTCACGCGTGGTGGCGGGCAAAGAGCACGAAGGCGAGAAGTTCAAAGATTACTTTGAGCACAACGAAGCGATCAGCAAAGTGCCTTCTCACCGCGCTTTGGCGATGCTGCGCGGCCGAAATGAAGGTTTCCTCAGCCTGACGCTCAATGCCGATCCACAGCAAGAAGAAAGTGTACGCCAATCCTATTGCGAGACCCTGATTGCCGATCACTATGGCGTGACGCTGAGCAGCGCCCCTGCTGACAACTGGCGCAAGCAGGTCATCAGTTGGGCGTGGCGCATCAAGGTTTCAATGCACATGGAAACCGAGTTGATGGCGGCAATGAAAGAGCGCGCGGAAATCGAAGCGATTGAAGTGTTCGCCACCAACCTCAAAGATCTGTTGATGGCTGCGCCTGCGGGCCCACGCGCAACGCTTGGCCTTGACCCTGGCCTGCGCACCGGTTGTAAAGTCGCGGTGGTGGACGCCACCGGTAAAGTGCTGGCCACCGACACCATTTACCCACACGTGCCGCAGAACCAGTACGATCGCGCCATGCAAACGGTGGCGGCCTTGATCAAGCAACACAACGTCGATTTGATTGCGATTGGTAACGGCACTGCTTCACGCGAAACCGATGCCTTTGCTGCAGATTTGATTAAACGTGGCAATCTCAAAGTACAGAAAATCATGGTCAGCGAAGCAGGCGCTTCGGTCTACTCTGCCTCAGAACTGGCGGCCAAAGAGTTCCCGAACATGGACGTGTCACTGCGTGGCGCGGTGTCGATTGCTCGTCGCCTGCAAGACCCACTGGCCGAACTGGTGAAAATCGATCCGAAATCGATCGGTGTCGGCCAATATCAGCACGACGTGAGCCAATCCATGCTGGCCAAACGCCTTGATGCGGTGGTGGAAGATTGTGTAAACGCGGTCGGTGTGGATGTGAATACCGCTTCTGCCGCACTGCTGACCCGCGTGGCTGGTCTCTCGACCACGTTGGCGCAGAACATTGTCGATTTTCGTGATGAGAATGGCCGTTTTGACAGCCGTACCACGCTGAAAAAAGTGCCACGTTTGGGGCCAAAAGCGTTTGAACAGTGTGCGGGCTTCCTGCGCATTATGGATGGCAAAAACCCACTCGATGCCTCTTCGGTTCACCCTGAAGCCTACCCTGTGGTCAAAGCAATTGCCGAGAAAAACCAAAAAGCGGTCAAAGCGCTGATTGGCGATTCGAGCTTCCTGAAAGGATTGCGCGCAGTGGATTACACCGATGAACACTTTGGTGTACCAACGGTGACCGACATCATCAAAGAGTTGGATAAACCGGGCCGTGACCCTCGTCCTGAATTCAAAACCGCCACCTTCGCCGAAGGCATTCATAATGTGTCCGATCTCGAAGTGGGGATGATTCTTGAAGGGGTGGTATCAAACGTGGCCAACTTTGGCGCCTTTGTTGACATCGGCGTTCACCAAGATGGCTTGGTGCACATTTCAGCGCTGACCGATCGCTTTGTTTCTGATCCGCGTGAAGTGGTTAAAGCGGGCGACATCGTCAAAGTCAAAGTGATGGAAGTGGATGTGCAGCGCAAGCGTATCGCACTGTCAATGCGCCTCAGTGATGAGCCAGGGCAAGACAATCGCAGCCAACGCGCTGCCACACCACGTGGCCAACAAGAGCGCCGCGCTCCATCGCCACGTCGCCATGACAACGACAATACACTTGGCGGTGCCATGGGTGGTGCATTTGCCGCCGCGTTTGCCAAAGCGAAAAAGTAA